From the Quercus lobata isolate SW786 chromosome 6, ValleyOak3.0 Primary Assembly, whole genome shotgun sequence genome, one window contains:
- the LOC115995418 gene encoding cold shock protein 1-like, protein MAEVRSTGVVRWFNDSKGFGFITPDEGGDDLFVHQSAIQSDGFRSLAEGELVEFDIELGENERTKAVNVTGPNGSSIQGNNRSGRGGGGGGFAGGWRGGDRRNGGGAGCYNCGDTGHMARDCNRGSGGGGSCFSCGEVGHMARDCPRGNNSGGGGGGGGGCYNCGGYGHMARDCKENTGGGGGGGGGACYNCGEIGHLARDCRNHGGSSGGRGGGAGGGRGCFHCGKQGHFARECPEETTAS, encoded by the coding sequence ATGGCGGAGGTCAGGTCGACTGGTGTGGTCCGGTGGTTCAATGACTCGAAAGGCTTCGGGTTCATCACCCCCGATGAAGGAGGCGACGATCTGTTCGTCCATCAATCCGCGATCCAATCCGACGGCTTCCGTAGCTTGGCTGAGGGCGAGCTTGTCGAGTTCGATATCGAGTTGGGCGAGAACGAGAGGACCAAGGCGGTCAATGTCACTGGCCCTAACGGATCATCCATCCAGGGCAACAACAGGTCCGGACGCGGCGGCGGCGGAGGCGGATTCGCCGGTGGTTGGAGAGGCGGAGACAGGCGTAACGGTGGTGGTGCTGGTTGTTACAATTGTGGTGATACTGGCCACATGGCTAGGGATTGTAACAGAGGAAGCGGCGGCGGCGGTAGCTGTTTCAGTTGTGGTGAGGTTGGGCACATGGCTAGGGACTGTCCACGAGGAAACAATTccggtggtggtggcggtggcggtgggGGCTGCTATAATTGTGGTGGCTACGGGCACATGGCTAGGGACTGTAAGGAAAAcaccggtggtggtggtggcggcggtgGCGGCGCATGCTATAATTGTGGGGAAATCGGGCACCTGGCAAGGGATTGCCGCAACCACGGAGGCAGCAGCGGCGGCCGTGGAGGCGGTGCCGGAGGCGGAAGAGGCTGTTTTCATTGTGGGAAGCAAGGGCATTTTGCGAGAGAGTGTCCTGAGGAAACTACCGCTTCTTGa
- the LOC115995416 gene encoding ferredoxin--NADP reductase, leaf isozyme, chloroplastic: MATAVTATVSFPSSKSSSLSSRTSIISPERISFKKVPLQYRDVSVGGRVVSIRAQVTTEAPAKVAKESKKMEEGVVVNKYKPKNPYTGRCLLNTKITGDDAPGETWHMVFSTEGEIPYREGQSVGVIPDGIDKNGKPHKLRLYSIASSAIGDFGDSKTVSLCVKRLVYTNDAGEIVKGVCSNFLCDLKAGAEVKMTGPVGKEMLMPKDPNATIIMLATGTGIAPFRSFLWKMFFEKHDDYKFNGLAWLFLGVPTSSSLLYKEEFEKMKEKAPENFRLDFAVSREQKNEKGEKMYIQTRMAQYAEELWQLLKKDNTFVYMCGLKGMEKGIDDIMVSLAARDGIDWADYKKQLKRAEQWNVEVY; this comes from the exons ATGGCTACTGCAGTAACTGCCACGGTCtcttttccatcatccaagtcaTCTTCTCTGTCCTCCAGAACCTCTATAATCTCACCAGAAAGAATTTCCTTCAAGAAG GTTCCTTTGCAGTACAGAGATGTTTCTGTTGGTGGAAGAGTGGTTTCGATCAGAGCCCAGGTCACCACAGAGGCTCCTGCAAAGGTTGCGAAGGAATCCAAGAAAATGGAGGAAGGCGTGGTTGTGAACAAGTACAAACCGAAAAATCCATACACTGGAAGATGCCTacttaacactaagattactggTGATGATGCTCCTGGAGAAACTTGGCACATGGTCTTCAGCACTGAGG GGGAGATCCCATACAGAGAAGGGCAATCAGTTGGGGTAATTCCAGATGGTATTGACAAAAATGGCAAGCCTCACAAGCTGAGGTTATACTCAATTGCCAGCAGTGCCATTGGTGACTTTGGAGACTCCAAAAca GTTTCTCTGTGTGTGAAACGGCTAGTGTACACCAATGATGCGGGAGAAATTGTTAAAGGAGTATGCTCAAATTTCTTGT GTGACTTGAAAGCTGGAGCTGAAGTGAAAATGACAGGACCTGTTGGAAAAGAAATGCTTATGCCAAAAGATCCCAATGCTACCATCATCATG CTTGCAACCGGAACTGGAATTGCTCCTTTCCgctcatttttgtggaaaatgtTCTTTGAGAAGCATGATGACTACAAG TTCAATGGTTTGGCGTGGCTCTTCTTGGGTGTCCCCACAAGTAGCTCACTGCTTTATAAGGAG GAATTTgagaaaatgaaggagaaggccCCCGAAAATTTTAGACTTGACTTTGCTGTGAGTAGAGAgcaaaaaaatgagaaaggtGAGAAGATGTACATCCAAACCCGAATGGCTCAGTATGCAGAAGAGCTATGGCAATTGCTTAAGAAGGATAACACCTTTGTCTACATGTGTGGGCTGAAGGGGATGGAAAAGGGAATTGATGACATAATGGTTTCATTGGCTGCTAGAGATG GCATTGATTGGGCGGACTACAAAAAGCAGTTGAAGAGAGCAGAGCAATGGAATGTGGAAGTATACTAA
- the LOC115995417 gene encoding thaumatin-like protein 1 translates to MASVQTSIILLSVSLLQIFSGVYSATFTIINKCSYTVWPGILSNAGTAQLSTTGFPLQPGESNTLDIPASWSGRLWGRTYCTQDSTTGKFSCVTGDCGSSTLECSGGGAAPPATLVEFTLNGYNGLDYYDVSLVDGYNLPMTVVPQGGTEGNCTATGCVADLNTACPTELKVLSTSSSDGSVACKSACEAFGDPQYCCSGAYATPATCKPSSYSEFFKNACPYAYSYAYDDGTSTFTCASADYVITFCPVPSTSVKSTNGQFPSAVAVSAGRRDTSANFIGGVIAAATALCRLSKLF, encoded by the exons ATGGCCTCTGTCCAAACTTCTATCATTCTGCTTTCTGTTTCTCTCCTCCAAATCTTCTCAG GTGTGTATTCAGCAACATTTACAATCATAAACAAGTGCAGCTACACAGTATGGCCAGGAATTTTATCAAACGCCGGAACCGCACAACTCTCCACAACCGGCTTCCCGCTCCAACCAGGCGAGTCGAACACACTCGACATACCAGCCTCCTGGTCAGGCCGCTTATGGGGTCGAACCTATTGCACCCAAGACTCCACCACAGGGAAATTCTCGTGCGTCACAGGCGATTGTGGCTCCTCCACGTTAGAATGCTCAGGTGGTGGAGCCGCCCCACCAGCCACTCTAGTCGAGTTCACTTTAAACGGTTATAACGGTCTTGACTACTATGACGTCAGCCTCGTCGACGGTTATAACCTCCCTATGACGGTTGTGCCCCAAGGCGGAACCGAAGGGAACTGCACCGCAACTGGTTGCGTAGCTGATTTGAACACCGCTTGTCCCACGGAGCTCAAAGTTTTGAGCACCAGCAGCAGCGACGGGAGCGTGGCGTGTAAGAGCGCGTGCGAGGCTTTTGGGGACCCACAGTATTGTTGCAGTGGGGCCTACGCAACTCCTGCCACGTGTAAACCCAGCTCTTACTCGGAGTTCTTTAAGAATGCGTGCCCATACGCCTACAGCTATGCTTACGATGACGGCACCAGTACCTTCACATGTGCATCCGCGGACTACGTTATCACCTTCTGCCCGGTACCGTCCACTag TGTAAAGTCAACAAATGGACAATTCCCATCCGCAGTTGCAGTGTCGGCGGGTAGACGTGACACATCAGCAAATTTCATTGGCGGTGTCATTGCGGCGGCCACCGCACTATGCCGGTTATCAAAGCTGTTTTGA